In the genome of Cryptomeria japonica chromosome 8, Sugi_1.0, whole genome shotgun sequence, one region contains:
- the LOC131062342 gene encoding LRR receptor-like serine/threonine-protein kinase RGI5 yields the protein MSGTQMIGGMLIQMLWLSLAVLSTITPIDGNPNDNSSYSCNVLPLVDGTFSVVKARMLAQNDAFNKRDVEGLLAFRDGITSDPMHSLSTWVSTNAENYMCSWNSVFCRKNSNRVVAVILPHMGLEGTISPFIGALSLLHIFNLTNNSFTGKIPLELGQLKALSIIDLSYNGLEGFIPKSLSNCSHLRWIKLSNNKLNGSIPAEYGGLSKLEHLGLSYNNLTGSIPNSLSNCTSLLGLSIGYNNLTGSIPPVLGIPSELDRLDKLQRLYLQDNKIVSQIPPSLGNCSSLVVLFLFNNVLSGPIPPELGKLKELGQISLFYTINLTGHIPLEFGNCSNLEWLDISGNQIKGPVPMSLSKLSLTSTLSLSNSLFEGSLPYALFNMTQLTYLDLKENKFIGSVPEEIGNLKKLVVLRLSINQLTGNLPQGIYNLTNLEQLYLDTNNFNGEISLAMGEMQVLETLYIHDNNLTGPIPQSIGQLKNLYELAFYSNKFSGGIPQSIDGLISLQILDLSDNQLTGEIPQSLGKCNHLTDLILSKNHFSGIIPATLGNCAALKRLKLSNNAFHGDLEIEFSSSMEVLSAHSNNFSGTLPASLDNCRQLKLLDFSKNRLTGEIPSDLLANCLELRVISLGSNQLKGNIPLWISNLSRLQVLDLSNNKFSGKIPSALEDVLGFKNPQSS from the exons ATGTCAGGAACGCAAATGATTGGAGGCATGTTGATTCAAATGTTGTGGTTAAGCTTGGCTGTTTTATCCACGATAACTCCGATCGATGGAAATCCGAATGACAACAGTTCCTATTCTTGTAATGTCTTGCCTTTAGTGGATGGAACGTTTTCTGTTGTGAAAGCTCGTATGCTAGCACAGAATGATGCTTTCAATAAGAGGGACGTGGAGGGCCTACTCGCTTTCAGAGATGGCATTACATCAGATCCCATGCACTCTCTCTCCACCTGGGTTTCTACCAATGCAGAAAATTACATGTGCTCGTGGAACAGTGTATTCTGCAGAAAGAATTCCAACAGAGTTGTGGCCGTGATTCTCCCTCACATGGGACTCGAAGGTACCATTTCTCCTTTTATAGGAGCCCTCTCCTTGCTGCACATTTTCAATCTCACTAATAACTCTTTCACGGGAAAGATTCCACTTGAGCTCGGCCAACTGAAAGCCTTAAGTATTATAGACCTTAGTTATAATGGACTGGAAGGTTTCATCCCCAAATCTCTCTCGAATTGTAGCCACCTTCGGTGGATTAAACTTTCCAACAACAAATTGAATGGGAGCATACCTGCAGAATATGGTGGTCTGAGCAAGTTAGAGCATCTCGGCTTGTCCTATAATAATCTGACTGGAAGCATTCCAAATTCTCTGAGCAACTGCACCTCTCTCCTTGGATTGAGCATTGGCTACAACAATCTCACGGGTTCAATTCCTCCCGTTTTGG GCATTCCCTCTGAACTGGATAGGCTGGACAAGTTACAGAGACTTTACCTGCAGGATAACAAGATCGTGTCGCAAATTCCACCATCTCTAGGTAATTGTTCTTCACTTGTAGTGTTGTTTCTGTTTAATAACGTGCTGTCTGGCCCCATACCTCCTGAGCTAGGAAAGTTGAAAGAGCTTGGCCAAATATCATTGTTTTACACCATAAATCTCACTGGCCATATTCCACTAGAATTTGGAAACTGTAGTAATCTTGAATGGCTTGATATTTCAGGAAATCAAATCAAGGGACCAGTCCCCATGAGTTTGTCGAAGCTTTCTCTAACAAGCACCCTTTCTTTGTCTAACAGTCTTTTTGAAGGTAGCTTACCATATGCACTCTTCAATATGACCCAGTTGACCTATTTAGATCTTAAGGAAAATAAATTCATCGGATCCGTTCCAGAGGAGATAGGAAATCTGAAAAAGCTCGTCGTTTTGAGACTGAGTATAAATCAATTAACAGGTAACCTACCCCAAGGAATATACAATTTAACCAATCTTGAACAACTGTACCTTGATACAAATAATTTCAATGGGGAGATTTCACTGGCCATGGGAGAGATGCAAGTTTTGGAAACGCTGTATATCCATGATAACAATCTTACGGGACCTATACCTCAAAGCATTGGCCAGCTCAAGAATCTTTATGAGCTTGCCTTCTACAGCAATAAATTTTCTGGTGGTATTCCTCAAAGCATTGATGGGTTGATTTCACTACAGATATTAGATTTATCTGATAATCAGCTAACAGGAGAAATTCCGCAATCCTTAGGGAAGTGCAATCATCTCACTGATCTGATACTGTCCAAAAACCATTTTTCTGGTATAATTCCAGCAACGCTGGGTAACTGCGCAGCCCTAAAGAGGCTAAAGCTGTCCAATAATGCATTCCACGGAGATCTGGAAATTGAATTTTCTTCTTCCATGGAAGTATTGTCTGCTCATTCTAACAATTTTTCTGGGACCCTGCCTGCATCATTGGACAACTGTAGACAGCTTAAGCTTCTTGATTTCAGCAAGAATAGATTGACAGGTGAAATTCCTTCAGACTTGCTTGCAAATTGTCTAGAACTGAGAGTTATAAGCCTTGGCTCGAATCAACTCAAGGGGAATATTCCTCTTTGGATCAGCAATCTCAGCAGATTGCAAGTGTTGGACTTATCGAACAACAAATTTTCTGGAAAAATTCCTTCTGCTCTGGAGGACGTGCTGGGATTTAAAAACCCTCAAAGTTCATAA